From a single Micromonospora carbonacea genomic region:
- a CDS encoding lytic polysaccharide monooxygenase: MRRRVVLPLASAGAVVASLAVAVPAQAHGYVSGPPSRQALCAQGRVPDCGQIKYEPQSVEGPKGLRSCSAGIGQFAVLDDDARGWPATPVGSSVTFTWTNTARHATSNWEYWIGGTRLAVVDGGGRQPDATVSHTVNLGGWSGRQKVLAIWNIADTANAFYSCVDLQIGTGGTPTPTPTNPTPSPSPTRTPTPAPTTPAPGGTWTAGQAYRVGDQVTYGGAAYRCVQAHTALPGWEPPNVPALWARL, translated from the coding sequence ATGCGTCGAAGGGTCGTCCTTCCGCTGGCGTCGGCGGGTGCCGTCGTCGCCTCCCTGGCCGTCGCGGTGCCCGCCCAGGCGCACGGCTACGTGTCGGGACCGCCGAGCCGGCAGGCGCTCTGCGCCCAGGGCCGGGTCCCCGACTGCGGCCAGATCAAGTACGAGCCGCAGAGCGTCGAGGGCCCGAAGGGGCTGCGCAGTTGCAGCGCCGGGATCGGCCAGTTCGCCGTCCTCGACGACGACGCCCGGGGCTGGCCGGCCACCCCCGTCGGCAGCTCGGTGACCTTCACCTGGACCAACACCGCCCGGCACGCCACCAGCAACTGGGAGTACTGGATCGGCGGGACCCGGCTCGCGGTCGTCGACGGGGGTGGGCGACAGCCCGACGCCACCGTCTCGCACACCGTCAACCTGGGCGGCTGGTCGGGCCGGCAGAAGGTGCTCGCCATCTGGAACATCGCCGACACGGCCAACGCGTTCTACTCCTGCGTGGACCTCCAGATCGGCACCGGCGGCACCCCCACGCCCACGCCCACCAACCCGACGCCGTCCCCGTCGCCGACGAGGACGCCCACCCCCGCGCCGACCACCCCCGCGCCGGGCGGCACCTGGACGGCCGGTCAGGCGTACCGGGTGGGTGACCAGGTCACCTACGGCGGGGCGGCGTACCGGTGCGTGCAGGCCCACACCGCCCTGCCCGGCTGGGAGCCGCCGAACGTGCCCGCCCTGTGGGCCCGGCTCTGA
- a CDS encoding DegT/DnrJ/EryC1/StrS family aminotransferase — translation MNGNDEAPAPPRPRPATRPDRPEDRLALHGGAPVRSTPWPTYDKGAVFVHPEDEEAACRAVRSHLYFRYDHRPQHETECGRFEDELCRFFGTRHALAVSSGTAALALAIMAARVPPGSLVACPGFTFVATPSAIVMAGCQPFLVEVDEDLRMDLDDLRRRWQPGIGAILVVHMRGFAADAEALAAFAAEMGVPLIEDAVPALGAELRGRKLGTFGAAGAFSTQSDKALNCGEGGFLVTDDTELFARAVALSGAYEGRLRRHFPDAEPPLTGLDLPLLSLRMDEIRAALLRAEMARLPQRLRLFHRNYDRVAAALADVPGIAIRRPVAPGAYLGEAFVFRVPGGDAGWFARALCREGIDARNIGADDDLNVRAFWNWRFAYDTDDVDAIRAMLPRTAGYLREAVDVPLSSNLTPDDCDDLVRAVRKVAAARDAAPVGPPSTGPAGPVVAPAGAAEPVGR, via the coding sequence GTGAACGGGAACGACGAAGCTCCCGCGCCGCCCCGGCCACGGCCGGCGACGCGCCCTGATCGACCGGAGGACCGCCTCGCCCTGCACGGCGGCGCGCCCGTCCGGAGCACCCCCTGGCCCACCTACGACAAGGGCGCGGTCTTCGTCCACCCCGAGGACGAGGAGGCGGCCTGCCGGGCGGTGCGCAGCCACCTCTACTTCCGCTACGACCACCGGCCGCAGCACGAGACCGAGTGCGGCCGGTTCGAGGACGAGCTGTGCCGCTTCTTCGGCACCCGGCACGCGCTCGCCGTGTCCAGCGGCACCGCCGCCCTCGCCCTGGCCATCATGGCGGCGCGGGTGCCCCCGGGTTCCCTCGTCGCCTGTCCCGGGTTCACGTTCGTCGCCACGCCGAGCGCGATCGTCATGGCCGGCTGCCAGCCGTTCCTCGTCGAGGTGGACGAGGACCTGCGGATGGACCTCGACGACCTGCGCCGCCGCTGGCAGCCGGGGATCGGGGCGATCCTCGTGGTGCACATGCGCGGCTTCGCCGCCGACGCCGAGGCCCTCGCCGCGTTCGCCGCCGAGATGGGCGTGCCGCTGATCGAGGACGCGGTGCCCGCGCTCGGCGCGGAGCTGCGCGGGCGCAAGCTCGGCACGTTCGGGGCAGCGGGAGCGTTCAGCACCCAGTCGGACAAGGCGCTCAACTGCGGCGAGGGCGGCTTCCTGGTCACCGACGACACCGAGCTGTTCGCCCGCGCGGTGGCGCTGTCCGGGGCGTACGAGGGGCGGCTACGGCGGCACTTCCCCGACGCCGAGCCGCCGCTGACCGGCCTCGACCTGCCCCTGCTCAGCCTGCGCATGGACGAGATCCGCGCGGCGCTGCTGCGCGCCGAGATGGCCCGGCTGCCGCAGCGGCTGCGGCTGTTCCACCGCAACTACGACCGGGTCGCCGCCGCGCTGGCCGACGTGCCGGGCATCGCGATCCGCCGCCCGGTCGCCCCCGGGGCGTATCTCGGGGAGGCGTTCGTGTTCCGGGTGCCTGGCGGCGACGCGGGCTGGTTCGCCCGCGCGCTGTGCCGGGAGGGCATCGACGCGCGCAACATCGGCGCCGACGACGACCTCAACGTCCGCGCGTTCTGGAACTGGCGGTTCGCGTACGACACCGACGACGTCGACGCGATCCGGGCGATGCTGCCGCGCACCGCCGGCTACCTGCGCGAGGCCGTCGACGTGCCGCTGTCGTCGAACCTCACCCCCGACGACTGCGACGACCTGGTGCGGGCGGTGCGCAAGGTGGCCGCCGCGCGGGACGCGGCACCCGTCGGGCCGCCGTCGACCGGGCCGGCCGGCCCCGTGGTCGCGCCGGCCGGGGCGGCGGAGCCGGTGGGCCGATGA
- a CDS encoding MFS transporter — protein sequence MTDDPGRAVPRPALVGIFGGLFAGYLGLTAVIPVLPAFLRDRHAAGDLVVGLVVTVTAGTALLVRPVAGALADRYGHRTVMLVGALVAALGGLLYFLPLAVPALVAVRLLLGAGEAALFTAGAVWTVALAPHHRRGQLIGLYGVSMWGGISAGTFLGATLQQVSFTAVWALAAAAPLLAAALIAVVPVPPGEPGAAARGKSRGGGGLLLRPALLPGTALALGAAGYAGLAAFVVLHLDARGIGSGVLVLSCFSAVYAGTRLVIGHLPDKLGPRRVAAWSAAGEAVGLTIVALAPNLPVAVAGGVVTGVGFSLLHPSLALMVMNRAEPTRQGAAIGAYTSFWDLGLAVWGPVTGLVAARLDYPAVFGVGAACAVAAAAMATWIGRPAAGTGGTGMSGSERTEARAA from the coding sequence ATGACGGACGACCCCGGCCGCGCCGTGCCGCGCCCCGCCCTGGTCGGCATCTTCGGCGGGCTGTTCGCCGGCTACCTGGGCCTCACCGCCGTCATCCCGGTGCTGCCGGCGTTCCTGCGCGACCGGCACGCCGCCGGGGACCTGGTCGTCGGCCTGGTCGTCACGGTCACCGCCGGGACGGCGCTGCTCGTGCGGCCCGTCGCCGGCGCGCTGGCCGACCGGTACGGCCACCGCACCGTGATGCTCGTCGGCGCGCTCGTCGCGGCCCTGGGCGGGCTGCTCTACTTCCTGCCGCTCGCGGTGCCGGCGCTGGTGGCGGTGCGGCTGCTGCTCGGCGCGGGCGAGGCCGCCCTGTTCACCGCCGGGGCGGTGTGGACGGTGGCGCTCGCCCCGCACCACCGCCGGGGCCAGCTCATCGGCCTGTACGGGGTGAGCATGTGGGGCGGCATCTCCGCCGGCACCTTCCTCGGCGCGACGCTGCAACAGGTCTCCTTCACCGCCGTCTGGGCGCTCGCCGCCGCCGCTCCCCTGCTGGCCGCCGCCCTGATCGCCGTGGTCCCGGTGCCACCCGGGGAGCCCGGGGCCGCAGCGCGCGGGAAATCCAGGGGCGGCGGTGGGCTGCTGCTGCGCCCGGCGCTGCTGCCCGGCACGGCGCTCGCCCTCGGCGCCGCCGGGTACGCCGGCCTGGCCGCGTTCGTCGTGCTGCACCTGGACGCGCGCGGCATCGGCTCCGGCGTGCTGGTGCTGAGCTGCTTCAGCGCCGTGTACGCCGGCACCCGCCTGGTCATCGGCCATCTGCCCGACAAGCTGGGCCCCCGCCGGGTGGCGGCCTGGTCGGCGGCCGGCGAGGCGGTCGGCCTGACGATCGTCGCGCTCGCGCCGAACCTGCCCGTCGCCGTGGCCGGGGGCGTGGTCACCGGCGTCGGCTTCTCGCTGCTGCACCCGTCGCTGGCGCTGATGGTGATGAACCGGGCGGAGCCGACGCGGCAGGGGGCGGCCATCGGGGCGTACACCTCGTTCTGGGATCTGGGGCTCGCCGTGTGGGGGCCGGTGACGGGCCTGGTCGCGGCGCGGCTCGACTACCCGGCCGTGTTCGGCGTCGGCGCGGCCTGCGCCGTCGCGGCGGCGGCCATGGCGACGTGGATCGGCCGCCCGGCGGCCGGCACGGGCGGCACCGGGATGTCCGGTAGCGAACGGACGGAGGCCCGCGCGGCATGA
- a CDS encoding sulfotransferase, with the protein MSDLTVLCVTGWCRNGSTIIGNVLNEVPGFFHVGELHFLWKNSTGRGVNGLCGCGRELTACDIWSRVLPVGRPAGLSADAHAEQVIGRQRSRVRTRHTWRVLRRGLYDDEIRAHAELMGRVYRAVAERTGAHTIVDTTKIPGEAALLAHLPGITPYYVHLVRDPRAVAHSWREPKQYVYAMSAARSTAYWHGFNLASAAITRRHPQRATLLRYESFTADPAGTVDALLRLCGADPAGNPVRGRTVELGTNHTVTGNPDRFRSGPTVIRDSDEAWRRTLSPADRLAATALAQPLFTRYGYRSAGAGRLSPTGGR; encoded by the coding sequence ATGAGCGACCTGACGGTCCTGTGCGTCACCGGCTGGTGCCGCAACGGCAGCACCATCATCGGCAACGTCCTCAACGAGGTGCCCGGCTTCTTCCACGTCGGCGAGCTGCACTTCCTGTGGAAGAACTCCACCGGCCGGGGCGTCAACGGGCTGTGCGGCTGCGGCCGGGAGCTGACCGCCTGCGACATCTGGTCGCGGGTGCTGCCCGTCGGGCGGCCCGCCGGCCTGTCGGCCGACGCGCACGCCGAACAGGTGATCGGCCGCCAGCGGTCCCGGGTCCGCACCCGGCACACCTGGCGGGTGCTGCGCCGGGGCCTGTACGACGACGAGATCCGCGCCCACGCCGAGCTGATGGGCCGGGTCTACCGGGCGGTCGCCGAACGCACCGGCGCGCACACCATCGTGGACACCACGAAGATCCCCGGCGAGGCGGCCCTGCTGGCGCACCTGCCCGGGATCACCCCGTACTACGTGCACCTGGTGCGCGACCCGCGCGCCGTGGCGCATTCCTGGCGGGAGCCGAAGCAGTACGTGTACGCGATGTCGGCCGCCAGGAGCACCGCGTACTGGCACGGGTTCAACCTGGCCTCGGCGGCGATCACCCGGCGGCACCCGCAGCGCGCGACGCTGCTGCGCTACGAGTCGTTCACCGCCGACCCGGCCGGCACGGTCGACGCGCTGCTGCGGCTGTGCGGGGCCGACCCGGCCGGCAACCCGGTGCGCGGGCGCACCGTCGAGCTGGGCACCAACCACACGGTGACCGGCAACCCCGACCGGTTCCGCAGCGGCCCGACCGTGATCCGCGACAGCGACGAGGCGTGGCGGCGCACCCTGTCGCCCGCCGACCGGCTGGCCGCCACCGCCCTGGCCCAGCCCCTGTTCACCCGCTACGGCTACCGGTCGGCCGGGGCGGGCCGGCTGTCACCGACCGGCGGAAGGTAG
- a CDS encoding SDR family NAD(P)-dependent oxidoreductase has product MDLGLTGRVALVAGGSSGIGLACAKEFAAEGAHVAICGRDPDRLAAAERELAGVAKGRVSATVVDVTDADAARRWVDGVAADLGAAHVLLVSGGSPPIGPATLFETADYRAAVDRVLLPAVGLALAALPHLRAAGWGRLVFVASETAAVPIAPLLLSGVTRAALVRFAQGLAVDVARDRITVNVLAPGSVRTPPMERAAARLAGDDGDVEGQLAAMGHHSALGRLARPEEVAAVAAFLASERASFVTAGVHLVDGGASATGPDLPHLTGVRKDTYA; this is encoded by the coding sequence GTGGATCTGGGGCTCACAGGACGGGTGGCGCTCGTCGCCGGCGGGTCCAGCGGCATCGGGCTGGCCTGCGCGAAGGAGTTCGCCGCCGAGGGCGCGCACGTGGCGATCTGCGGCCGGGACCCGGACCGGCTCGCCGCCGCCGAGCGGGAGCTGGCCGGGGTGGCGAAGGGCCGGGTCAGCGCCACCGTCGTGGACGTCACCGACGCCGACGCGGCCCGCCGCTGGGTCGACGGGGTGGCCGCCGACCTCGGCGCGGCGCACGTGCTGCTGGTCAGCGGCGGCAGCCCGCCGATCGGCCCGGCCACCCTGTTCGAGACGGCCGACTACCGGGCCGCCGTCGACCGGGTGCTGCTGCCGGCCGTCGGGCTGGCCCTCGCGGCGCTGCCGCACCTGCGCGCCGCCGGCTGGGGGCGGCTCGTCTTCGTCGCCTCGGAGACCGCCGCCGTGCCGATCGCCCCGCTGCTGCTGTCCGGGGTGACCCGGGCCGCGCTGGTCCGCTTCGCCCAGGGCCTCGCCGTGGACGTGGCCCGCGACCGGATCACCGTCAACGTGCTCGCCCCCGGCTCGGTGCGCACCCCGCCGATGGAGCGGGCCGCCGCCCGGCTCGCCGGCGACGACGGCGACGTCGAGGGGCAGCTCGCCGCCATGGGCCACCACAGCGCGCTGGGCCGGCTGGCCCGCCCCGAGGAGGTCGCGGCGGTGGCCGCGTTCCTGGCCAGCGAGCGGGCCTCGTTCGTCACCGCCGGGGTGCACCTGGTCGACGGCGGCGCGAGCGCCACCGGACCGGACCTGCCGCACCTCACCGGCGTCCGGAAGGACACCTACGCCTGA
- a CDS encoding methyltransferase domain-containing protein, which translates to MSTTSPTFTERDVSEFFDQTTQTYLSFWDSEGVLHTGYFADDADTDYHAAADRTSDLLAAEAGIDAGSTVLDVGCGCGNFLLRLAGQTGCRGEGLDLSIERVRFAQAKLAERGTAGVTFRHGSATAMPYDAGAFSHVVSQDALFLVPDKPRSHAEMHRVLAPGGILAVTDFLQPTTDIGEAARRHVYDRVRWSGGYSLDGYAEALTAAGFEVLTARSLDAHIRQTYRVLGETARQRAAATDDPAAREWILGFAASCGEIQAAIDRGEFGWGMFVARKPAAR; encoded by the coding sequence ATGTCCACGACCAGCCCCACGTTCACCGAGCGGGACGTCTCCGAGTTCTTCGACCAGACCACCCAGACGTACCTCAGCTTCTGGGACAGCGAGGGCGTCCTGCACACCGGCTACTTCGCCGACGACGCCGACACCGACTACCACGCCGCCGCCGACCGCACCTCGGACCTGCTGGCCGCCGAGGCGGGCATCGACGCCGGGTCGACGGTGCTCGACGTCGGCTGCGGCTGCGGCAACTTCCTGCTGCGGCTGGCCGGGCAGACCGGCTGCCGGGGCGAGGGCCTGGACCTGAGCATCGAGCGGGTCCGGTTCGCCCAGGCCAAGCTCGCCGAGCGGGGCACCGCGGGCGTCACCTTCCGGCACGGCTCGGCCACCGCCATGCCGTACGACGCGGGGGCCTTCAGCCACGTGGTCAGCCAGGACGCGCTGTTCCTGGTGCCGGACAAGCCGCGCAGCCACGCCGAGATGCACCGGGTCCTCGCCCCCGGCGGGATCCTCGCGGTCACCGACTTCCTCCAGCCCACCACCGACATCGGCGAGGCCGCCCGCCGGCACGTCTACGACCGGGTGCGGTGGAGCGGCGGCTACTCCCTCGACGGGTACGCCGAGGCGCTGACCGCCGCCGGCTTCGAGGTGCTGACCGCCCGCAGCCTCGACGCCCACATCCGGCAGACGTACCGGGTGCTCGGCGAGACGGCCCGGCAGCGGGCCGCCGCCACCGACGACCCGGCCGCCCGGGAGTGGATCCTCGGCTTCGCCGCGTCCTGCGGCGAGATCCAGGCCGCCATCGACCGGGGCGAGTTCGGCTGGGGGATGTTCGTCGCCCGCAAGCCCGCCGCGCGGTGA
- a CDS encoding family 3 encapsulin nanocompartment shell protein has translation MQRTDVIKRTIAEVVEDRRKQLSPGQVFVDAFAEGGFDTRVDYDVTITDSLTSSRRKPRYPSRNMLKVVDLSRDPQEFYWHESPARPGDPAVDGADLRREAANHFHRSPIPPLHTTKAWVQVPDGLWDDPTSFAEFINYRLVVRLATAENVTILRGEGGLLTMPDIARLTDPGPFGSTILSACNEVEQNGSTADGLIINPADYYRLLGSGTLMRDVEENGVFIVRTRLVDPGTAIVGDFGHGALLFDAGRSMISFAEPPPGTFAEPGVALTAEIYERVVLNLPTCFFVVSL, from the coding sequence ATGCAACGAACCGACGTCATCAAACGGACCATCGCCGAGGTCGTCGAGGACCGCCGCAAGCAGCTCTCGCCGGGGCAGGTCTTCGTCGACGCCTTCGCCGAGGGCGGCTTCGACACCCGCGTCGACTACGACGTCACCATCACCGACTCGCTGACCAGCTCCCGGCGCAAGCCGCGCTACCCGTCGCGCAACATGCTGAAGGTGGTGGACCTGTCCCGCGACCCGCAGGAGTTCTACTGGCACGAGAGCCCCGCCCGGCCCGGCGACCCGGCCGTCGACGGCGCGGACCTGCGGCGGGAGGCCGCCAACCACTTCCACCGCTCGCCGATCCCGCCGCTGCACACCACGAAGGCGTGGGTGCAGGTGCCCGACGGGCTGTGGGACGACCCGACCAGCTTCGCCGAGTTCATCAACTACCGCCTGGTGGTGCGGCTCGCCACCGCCGAGAACGTCACCATCCTGCGCGGCGAGGGCGGCCTGCTGACCATGCCGGACATCGCCCGGCTCACCGACCCGGGCCCGTTCGGCTCCACCATCCTGTCGGCCTGCAACGAGGTGGAGCAGAACGGCAGCACCGCCGACGGGCTGATCATCAACCCGGCCGACTACTACCGCCTGCTCGGCTCCGGCACGCTGATGCGCGACGTCGAGGAGAACGGCGTGTTCATCGTCCGGACCCGGCTGGTCGACCCGGGCACGGCGATCGTCGGCGACTTCGGCCACGGCGCGCTGCTGTTCGACGCCGGCCGGTCGATGATCTCCTTCGCCGAGCCGCCGCCGGGCACGTTCGCCGAGCCCGGGGTGGCGCTGACCGCCGAGATCTACGAGCGGGTGGTGCTCAACCTGCCCACCTGCTTCTTCGTGGTCAGCCTCTAG
- a CDS encoding NAD(P)/FAD-dependent oxidoreductase: MPTPPAPRPPGDDPDVLVVGAGVVGLFCAWFLARAGHRVTVVDRGEIGDPAACSSGNTGFVGTQGAAPLAEPGVPAKGLRYLLDPESPFHVRPRPDPALLAWLWHFRRRCTEQHARAAFDVLLTLKQRSLAILREVCATGPLADTLTAQGMLLACRTPEGFAAARASVPAAVARGVPLRVLDPGELAALEPDVAFDVAGALLNAEGAALRIPAFLVAFADALRAAGVDIRTHTEVRDFEVTGGRVRAVRTSGGDLRPAEVVLAAGVWSVACARRLGVDLMLQPAKGYAVDVAAGAHPPRLPILLSEGKVAVMPLGDRLRLAGTLELVGMDTSVSPRRVDGIVRTVAAYLPGLDTDRRVRVWSGLRPCTPDSLPLLGRPGACRNVVVAAGHGHIGMGLAPAGGRLVAQLVGGERPELDLAPFAVDRWRRRPFARRNR, translated from the coding sequence ATGCCGACGCCGCCCGCGCCGCGCCCGCCCGGCGACGACCCCGACGTGCTGGTCGTCGGCGCGGGCGTCGTCGGCCTGTTCTGCGCCTGGTTCCTGGCCCGCGCCGGGCACCGGGTCACCGTCGTCGACCGGGGCGAGATCGGCGACCCGGCGGCCTGCTCGTCAGGGAACACCGGCTTCGTCGGCACCCAGGGCGCCGCGCCCCTGGCCGAGCCGGGCGTGCCGGCGAAGGGGCTGCGCTACCTGCTCGACCCGGAGAGCCCGTTCCACGTGCGCCCCCGCCCCGACCCGGCCCTGCTGGCCTGGCTGTGGCACTTCCGCCGCCGCTGCACCGAGCAGCACGCCCGCGCCGCGTTCGACGTGCTGCTCACGCTGAAGCAGCGCAGCCTCGCCATCCTGCGCGAGGTGTGCGCGACCGGCCCGCTCGCGGACACCCTCACCGCCCAGGGGATGCTGCTGGCCTGCCGGACCCCGGAGGGCTTCGCGGCGGCCCGCGCCTCCGTGCCGGCGGCCGTCGCCCGGGGCGTGCCGCTGCGGGTGCTCGACCCCGGCGAGCTGGCCGCCCTCGAACCGGACGTCGCGTTCGACGTGGCCGGGGCCCTGCTCAACGCCGAGGGGGCCGCGCTGCGCATCCCCGCGTTCCTGGTCGCGTTCGCCGACGCGCTGCGGGCCGCGGGCGTCGACATCCGCACCCACACCGAGGTACGCGACTTCGAGGTGACCGGCGGCCGGGTGCGGGCCGTGCGCACCAGCGGCGGCGACCTGCGCCCCGCCGAGGTGGTGCTCGCCGCCGGGGTCTGGTCGGTGGCCTGCGCCCGCCGGCTCGGCGTCGACCTGATGCTCCAGCCCGCCAAGGGGTACGCGGTCGACGTCGCCGCCGGCGCGCACCCGCCCCGGCTGCCGATCCTGCTCAGCGAGGGCAAGGTGGCCGTCATGCCGCTGGGCGACCGGCTGCGGCTGGCCGGCACCCTGGAGCTGGTCGGCATGGACACCAGCGTCTCGCCGCGCCGCGTCGACGGCATCGTGCGCACCGTCGCGGCGTACCTGCCGGGGCTGGACACCGACCGGCGGGTGCGGGTGTGGAGCGGGCTGCGCCCCTGCACCCCGGACAGCCTGCCGCTGCTCGGCCGGCCCGGGGCGTGCCGCAACGTGGTCGTCGCCGCCGGGCACGGTCACATCGGGATGGGCCTGGCCCCGGCGGGCGGCCGGCTCGTCGCCCAGCTCGTCGGCGGCGAACGCCCCGAGCTGGACCTCGCGCCCTTCGCCGTGGACCGCTGGCGGCGTCGCCCGTTCGCCCGGAGGAACCGATGA